Below is a genomic region from Brassica oleracea var. oleracea cultivar TO1000 chromosome C9, BOL, whole genome shotgun sequence.
TCATAGTAAAAGCTGGAACTACGGAAAAAATCATTGAGTTCCTAGTTGTCGACAGACCTGCGTCATACAACGTAATCATGGACACACCGTCGTTGAATCTTATGCAGGCAATTCCATCAACGTACCATCTTTGCCTCAAGTTGTCAACCCCTTGCGGAATCGAGACGATCTGGGGAAACTCGAGGGTATCACAAGTCTGCTTTGCCGCAGAAATAAAACGAAAAAATCAGATTCCGAGACCATTCCTAGGAAAAAGTTGGCCTCCGACCAAAAAGCCCAAGAACAAGATTCAGCAGAACTCTTCTGGCAATTAAGGAAAGCCGAGATTCTAGAAGAAAAGCGCGAGCCAACCTGCAAACCCGTAGTATCAGTATTTCTTGACGAAGCATTCCCCGAACGATGCATCGAGATCGGAGCCAACCTCCATGAACCTTTAAGGACTAAGCTCATAGCTTGTCTAAGAAAGAATCTCCACGCGTTCGCCTCGGCTGCGGAAGACATGCCAGGGATTGACATCAAAATAACCTGCCACGAGCTGAATATCGATCCAACCTTCAAACCAGTCAAACAGAAAAGACAAAAGTTGGGACCCGAGCGCGCTACTGCGGTCAACGACGAAGTTGAAAAACTGCTTAAAGTCGGATCGATAACAGAAGTGAGGTACCCAGACTGGCTCGCCAACCCTGTAGTGGTCAAGAAGAAAAACGGAAAGTGGCGAGTCTGTGGGAAACGAACTTTTATCCTTCATGGATGTTTTCTCGGGTTACAATCAAATTATGATGAACCCTAACGATCGTGAAAAAACTGCATTGTGGGAACCGAAATTCACACCATCGATTTTAATGAATAAGTATGGAGTAAAACCAATAAAACCCGATTTTCCCTGAAGGTCCGAATTCTCTGCGTAATCACTTTCAGAACGTAAAAAGATAGATAGCAAAATAAAGATAAACAGTCGCTCGGAGGCATTTTATTAATGAAATAGTATGAATACATGACTTTTCCGAGAGGAGTAGAGATATGCTAACTAGAAAAAAACAGAATAGAAAGGCGGCAAAACGTCTTAAGCCTTGCCTTGCTAGTCTAACCACCTAAGTTCTAAGTTCCCTAAGCTAGCAGGAGTTTTCTAAGTCTAAATTCTCGGATCCATTTTCTTCTTCTCCAGCTCTCCTTATATTGTTGTTTTAGGTCGGTGGCCCATTTACTCCTTTGCCTTTGGGCCCAAGTTTATCTCTTTTGGGAATATTCCATTTTCCGTCGATCTTTGTAGTTATCCTCGAATCTTGATATTTATCTTCGGAAACTTAACGTTTATCCTACTTCCGCGAGTTAGGATAAACCGTCATAACTCCCATTGGGCTCGGGCCGTTTAGATCCTCTAGGGCCGTTTTTAGGCCTTCGGGCTTCTCTACGATTTTAGTCGTAAAACATCAAGAAGAACTCCGATCGAGACGAAACGAGAGGTATATGATCCAAAAGTCAGATATCACAACTATACGGAGGACACGAGGGTCGAAACGAGTCGGGCTGACCGGGATTGGATTGTCCTCGCCCTAGGACGAGGTGAACCGAGCGCGGATCGTCCTCGCCCATGGGCGAGGTGACCGTGGTGCTGGTCATCCTCGCCCATGGGCGAGGTGACCGTGGTGCTGGTCGTCCTCGCCCACGGGCGAGGTGACCTCGGTGATGGTCGTCCTCGCCAATGGGCGAGGCGGACAAGTGAGAACGGTCCGGTTCTCGGGTCTTGACCTGTCTCTTTTCGTACCGATCTTTCCGGAGACCCTCGTCCATAAGTATTTGTATTCTTCCGATCTTTCTTTCGAGAAGTATTTCGTGAAGAATTTGCTAAAATGATAATCTTAGTCGTTGATTTCGAGATAACAGTTTTCGACCCCAACATGCATTTATTACAGATTGCGGAACTTATTGCTACAAGGTGATGCCCTTCGGCCTCAAAAACGCCGGCGCAACTTATCAACGACTCGTGAACCGGATGTTCTCGG
It encodes:
- the LOC106314892 gene encoding uncharacterized protein LOC106314892, translated to MKNDRSEIAENPSPLVGLSGETTLALESINLITCVIQRNHGHTVVESYAGNSINVPSLPQVVNPLRNRDDLGKLEGITSLLCRRNKTKKSDSETIPRKKLASDQKAQEQDSAELFWQLRKAEILEEKREPTCKPVVSVFLDEAFPERCIEIGANLHEPLRTKLIACLRKNLHAFASAAEDMPGIDIKITCHELNIDPTFKPVKQKRQKLGPERATAVNDEVEKLLKVGSITEVRYPDWLANPVVVKKKNGKWRVCGKRTFILHGCFLGLQSNYDEP